The Anopheles maculipalpis chromosome 3RL, idAnoMacuDA_375_x, whole genome shotgun sequence genomic sequence GCACATACGCACTGATTGAATGGAATCATTTGCTTGACACAGTGTAATGacactatttttttaaaatctcattttaGTTTACAAGCGTTCCACGGATATTCAGGAGCGTGCCAAGTTTGCCGAATTTGGTGGAAACCACATCTCGCTCATCGATATCGCCAACCTCGAAGAGCTGAACGAATagaatagcagcagcagcaacaggagcAGCAGGACGGTGTAGGGTAGTGTGCAGAGAATGGCAGGAAATAACGGGTGGAGTATTCCGGCACGGTTTTGCTAAAACCTGACCGAGGTTTGCGGGACGGGATGTTCCTAGATGGGTTTATCGTTTTTGTTTAAGGCTTTATTAAGTGAATGTCATGGATTTAATACAAGTATTAAGCATACTGGTTTCGGTCGACATTAGTGAAGAGAGGGATATGAAGCGATTTTATGATAATTCAATAGTATTGCGTGTTTTTAAGATTTGTCGGCTAAAGAaggttgaacaaaaaaaaaatgggaccgATGATGAGCACAGTAATCATGCATCATGGGTTATAGGAACAACACAGCTTATCTCCTATGGTCAAgtttttcccaatttttttcATCAAATCCACGGAAGCAATTGTATGTGAAAGGTATTTCAGTAATTTCAATTCCAAGCAGCTGAAGAGACTAGCATTTTGCTTTTGGAATGTTTCCTCTTTTTAATTCGAATATTTGTTTGGCGCATTAAAAAGTGATATCAGCATAATGTGACTAATGTTTCTGAATAATGCGGGTTTCATGTTTGTGTACTAATCGTAAACACCCTCGATGGTGTTCGTCACTATTTCTGttgcttgtgtttgttttgcataaatgCTAGAAAAGGTTAATTTGAAGAATGGTTTGATAGTTTTTTATTGAATCGTCGCTTTTCACTCTCTCATTTGTTGTGTATGAGCTATGTCCTGAAATACAAATAACGCATCTGATTCGCCCCAACATTTAACAACTGTTACAACAATACCCTCCTTCTACTACAATAACGATAGTGCCGCGTTCTCCCCGTCCTAAACAGTTCACTTCCACAGACAGAGACAGAACCTGTTGCGCAATTTTCTACACCCTTTATACCGTGCACAAAATGTGATTTTCTCATTGTTGTTGATATCCTCGTTCCCTCTCCGTTTCCTTCAGATCGTAAATAGTTCTCGTTTGAGGCATTTAGACAGCATCAAACGATACGGACACACATTCCTTGCTCTGTACTACCTGAAACATACCCGCACAACACCTGGCTGGGAACTAAACAATTGCTGGCAAATATTACAAGTTTTTCTTACCATTTGACAAGAAAATTCCCTGAAACACTTtcttactactactactataaCAGCATCGCGAgtaacagagagagagagtacattattttgcaaaaataataaaaaaagaatataaagACAGAGGAAGGCAGAACACAACAATGAGCAACaaataattatgtttattGGAATtgtaaagaataaaacactATTAGTAAATAGATGGATTGTGGTGTGCGTATACGTTGTGGTATGGTACCAATGAGAAAATAATAGTCGCTGTAATGATACTGATACAGCTGCTAAAGTTTAAGGTTGAGCATGTTGGCTTTGGACGATGATATGCCACGTTTGAGTAATTGTTCCTTCTGTAATTGTGAAAGACTTGAAGAGACTTATCGAAAACACTATAATCAATCAATTGCCTATTTGCTATGGCTATCCGTCGAACAAATTCTTCCCGTTTCTAAATCGTTGCTAATGCGAAACGTGGCAACAAATACTCGTAGAATCGTCGAAGCATCAAATCAACCATCGGTCAATGGATGAACACAGCTTGTGAAtcattttgtgtgtggctTTAAAGTAGGTTCTGACGTTTCTTTACATAGATTAAGTGTGTCCAGAATTTGCTGTTTTCTAGTCGAGATTACCGAGAGGATTGAGCAACGACGACGTACAATTTGAGAGCAATCATGAAGGATCCAAAATTGATCGACGAGACTCATGTAAGTACTCCCTAACATTAAAATTCTGTTTGGTTGGTCTTTTTTCACAGTTATGGCGAAGAGCTCACGTAGTCGCGCTCTACAAGGTTTCATTACAGAAAGTATTATTTACTATAACTTTCTTTTTCACAAGTAGCAATGCAGTTTACATTCAGAAGAGAAGTGTAATTAGCCATTAATGGTAACCAATTCAATAACCGTTCTCATCAACTTGGGATGAAACTTGGTCCTAACAGCAGTGGGTTCAAACCACTGTTTTAATTGACTTTAATCTTGAAACACcggaaatttattcaaatagtACAACGCACGGGAGTTTTTGGGGAAGAAGCCTTGCAAGCCTTCCCCAATATCACTGCAACAACAGGTAGAAAAGAAATTCCAAATTGTAACAACAGATACAGACCCACGCCACGGAATAGGGACCTACGATTGGAAACTCGGGACATGAAACTGCAGCACCCGTCTCAGCACCCAGAAGTATCCGCGTTTTTTCGGACGGAGTGAGGGCCCGCGGCTTCGGAGTAGTAGCATTTCTGGAGATGCGCTGGAAAGGAGTAACGGAGCGCCCCTACCGCAGTGATTGCATGATCTATCAAAGCGGTGGAGAAAAGCATGAAACACGACGTAAAGATTGTCATCGGAGATTTTATCGCTCAGGTCGGACGGATGGAGGCATTTAAACCCACAATAGGAAGTTTTAGTGCCCACCAGCTGACGAACGGCAACGGACTTCGGCTTGTGAACTTCGCCTCCTCCAAGCGCATAACCATTCGCAGCACCTGGTTACACCTGGAGCTCACCACAGCAGACATATTCCCAGATTGACCACGTTCTTATCGATGGAAGGCACTTCGGATATCATCGACGTGAGGACCTATAGAGGACCAAACGTCGACTCAGATCATTTCCTGGTTATGGTTAAGTTGCGCCAAAAACTTTGCGTCGCCAATAAGCAGCGCTTTCAGCCTACCCCTAGGCTCAACATAGATCGGCTGAGGCAAGTTGATGTGGCGAGAGACTTCGCAAACGCGCTTGGGGAAGCGCTTCCGGAGGACACCATCACCGAGGCGATGACCCTCAGTGACCAATGGCGTATGGTGGAGCAAGCCATCAGCAACACAGCCGAGTGAACAACTGGCCGCGTGACACGTAaccagaggaaggaatggtttgatgatgagtgcagGCGAGCACTATCCGAAAAGAACGCAGCGCGTACCCGCATGCTCCAGCGCGAGATCCGGCTGAACGTGGAACACTACAGACGACTGAGGAGGCAGTTCTCACACAAATAATTAACAGCAACATCGGACGTTTAGTAACCTAACATTTATCCAATCAATGTAGTAGAAATCCGTTCTTTGCTTTATTCTTATCTGTCTATATATATGTACCGTACATTTAGTAGGTGTGTACGTATGTGGTTGTGTATAATGTTCTAGCAGGATTAAATGTGACCCTTATTTGGGGATCTAGTGGGGTTCCGTTTTTCCGGTCTGCTATTCAATCCCTCGTGTTTTAATGTGTTCGGATAAAACTGGTTACGTAAATTTGCGCTAGCTAAAAACAAGAATCCTTTCCCAGCTTCCAGAGGATCTCTGTCCACCAGGGCTTGCAAGTTTTGGATTGGGGATCGACATCTTAGTCTGGAAACGTTATCGTTTCGCCACTTCGCCGGACTTTACTTATACACTAATCAGTCTTATCAGGTTTTTGCCGGTTTTAGCATCCGTTCGAGCCGTTTCCAGTACGTCGTCCatattccttccttccttaacGTTTGTTTCTTCTGTTGATTTTAGTTTGCCGTTCCGAAACAGTCTGCACTGTTGCGTGAATCTAAACATTGTTGGCAGCGCTATTGACAgtgcgtttttgtttgcttttatagAAAACTATTTTGTTGGCAGTTGAATCTGTTTTCTTGCATGGCAGAGAAGACGTAATTTTAACCGAAAGTTCTGACTCTGATGCAATTCGCGCTCCACTATCTTTTCCCTAATTTTTAACGCTACGCACTGTTGCTAGAAATTATATTATCGCTAAACAATAGGTACTTTGGACTGATAATCTGCACTGCTCGTGGTGGATTTAtcattttcgcttttcttattttttttttttgtcgtctgCTTTCTAATCTACTAATTCGCCTTTGGTTCACCGCATACACTCAACTTTCTTCGTTGCGTTTTCGGCGGAGGATGACTAATTTCACGGCGCGTACCCTTTCtaacaataatatttttgcCTCGTTGTTTGACGCTTGGTTGGTAAGAGTTGGTAAAACTAaatgatgaatattttttaacaatcaCAATCTCTcgtgcttttttctctttcgcttcattattcagttttttttacgaaaccTTTAAAATTTGCCTAGCATAtgaaatagaatagaatagagagagagagagagagagagagagagagagagagagagagagagagagaagagagagagaataccAAAACCCAGTGTTTTATGTGGGTATGTGTGCTTTATCCCTAACGTATAATGCTACTAGAAATTTATTCGATATTTATTATCACTAAATGGTGGTagctttttgttatttgcatGGGATAGAAATAATTCCACAATTGTTGAAGTGTTCCCTGGCACTGAATTGCATCCGTTGCGTCAAATAATTACCAGGCGGGCCTAGTAGTGGTGGCGACAGCAGCGTCGGTGTTTataccggggttcaaatcccatccagaccgttcccaCGTGGTGTCGGGGCAAGTcgagtaagccattcgaaggcCGGCGTGGCCTAGTgggtcgtcaagccaagaagaagtagaagattAAGAAGCAACTTGGAGGATCAACCCTTATTGCGAAAGCGTGAAGAAAACCTTTCCAAAGCGACCAAGGTGAGATTCATTTCTCCCCTGGGATTCGTAATTCCATGTTATCCTTCCCTTTTGCTCTTTCTTTATCACCCCATTGCACTACGTTGTATAGTTATTtgagtggtggaaaaaatttGCTATAATTATTAGGATTTGAATAAGAATTATAATCCTGTTGTGATGTTTGCTAAATTGGATGCGCAATAGGTAATACACGTTTACATGAATCGGATCTTTCACAAAGAACCTTTCACACAGGGAAGCAGCTTTAGGAAAACTGTTTGCAAACAGTATCCCGAGGGACTGTATAGATCTCACATATGCCTCTGAGACTtcgaatttgtaaaaaaaaacctgacgAAGTCCTGTTAAACTACTTCAAGGAGCTTATGCTCAGATTGATGTTGAATCCAAACTAAAGTCCTTTGAGGCCGGTCACATGGACACAAGATCGCATAATGTTTGATTATCAAACGTCCGTCGTGAACGATTCGTATCGTGTAAACGTGTCCAACAATAGCTCTTctctctttcctttccttctctctctctctctctctctctcactctctctctctctctctctctctctctctcgcttctcTTTTTCTATCAAGGTCAGTTATTAAATtaatggtggttttttttctattatcatAATGTTTGACATCCCTGGCATCCTCTTCCAGtgaattcaaaattcaacACCCCAAGAGTAGCAGCAAACTAATGAGCCATGCTGTCTTAAACACTATTTAACCACCCAGATAAAGGGGAGAAATATGGAAGCTTTCCCTTACAGCATAAAGTGGTTAATAATTTCGCTATTATTCCATTATGTGTTATGTGTTAGCAAACCTAAATGCTTCTACTTCTATTTGCGcacattttcttctgcttttggTACGAGTGCGAATGTTTCTTAATCCATTTATAGCCTTAAACACGGTAATCATCATGGTTTGTTAGTGGgacttttgtttgttaaatatGTTCATCGTCTTGCAAAGCGTTGCGCTCGGGTTTCtccaatgtttttgtttgctttctttgtttGACTGGTTACCTCCTTGGACGGTATACGGTTAGTTTGTACTGTTGAGATTATGCTCACTTGGTTTTGggggtgtttttcttcttccaatcCAATCATTATTCTGTagggtggtttttgtttgattttcttcatGCGTTTTCGTTCGGTTGTCGTTAGCTTAGTACTACTAGCTTTCACTAGTATTGGCTGCTAATGCTACTAAAAATGTATGCGATTATGCTTCGCCGAGgtaacacacacgcattacTACCGTTCTACCCCCCCGATTTTAGCAGTGTTAATTCCCGTTGGCAGATTATATAATGCGAAGTGATCGGTAATCGACCGTCAGCTATCCTTTTTCCTATAATTGCTTAAAATTATTATCCCCCTCTCGCCGCAGCTCTCTTCCACCAAGGACTCATAGGAACCTCCTGTCTCTCTTTTGCTCTGCGCTTAAAgctgtattttttcttcttttgtattATAAAAGGATAATTTTGGTTATTTTAGTTGATTTGCTTTTGTCTTTAGTTTGATCCGCCAGCTGCACCGATCGGGCTCTTTTCGTCCAGTTCTCGTTTCGATTCCGGTTGCGTTATATTGAGCTGACCCGGATGCGCACGGCGACGGCTACGGTCCGGTACTGTTTCGGTGTGCTATAAAACCGTCGTGCTAGTGCTGCGCGTGTTTACAATCATGGTTCCACCGCTCATACCGAGCACCGAACCGGTAGGGGACTGTGGAGAGCTCGTATTACCACCGACACTAGTGCCTCCCATCGCCCCTAGCGAGGTGGTACAATGAAGGGCGCTGGTCGCCGGCGGTACGGTTCGGCCCGCACTACCTGTCACGATCGTTGTACCACCGATCGTAACCGTTTTGCTCTTCCCAAACCCAAACATAGGCACGTAACGCAGCAAACTATTGTTGCTCTTGGTAACCTCGGTGTCACGCTGCAACAGTGGTTCGATCGGGTTGTACACGTTCAGATGGTTTGCCGAGGTCGTTTGCCTTTGCTGTGATGGTACACCGAGCGTTTGTCTCGTGGATGGATCCTCCTCGTAGTCCTCCAACGGAGGCAAAGGATTTACGGTGGTGAAATCGGTTGCTACGTTCAGATCGTTCAGGTTAATCGCACGCCGTTGGTTATTACGCTGGGCACCACCAGTGGACATGATGCTGACATTGTTGTAGCCATTGTTAAGATCGTTCATTGGTTGCGTACCGACCAGCAGATCCGCTGTCGGTTGTGAATCGTCCTTGTATTTGCGCAATCCGGGCAGCAGCTCAAACTGATCACTGTCCGTGTCCACCATTTCGACCGAAGCGAGCGGCACATCCAGACAGGGATTAAGCAATCGCGGATAGTTTGAGATGAACTCGGACACCTCCGAGGCGGAGGGCCGTTTCTTGTAGTCTTGATTCCAGCACGCCTTCATAAGACCCTCGAGCTGAGGCTTCACACCGACCGGAATAGTCAGCGTATTGCCATTCTTCAAATGCTCCAGCACTTGATTGTTTGTCAGGCCCTGGAACGGGAAAGAGCCGAACGTAATGATTTCGTACAGCAACACTCCGTACGACCACACGTCCGAGGCCGGTGTGAAGAAACCCAGCGCTAAGGATTCCGGTGCCATCCATCGGACCGGCAACATTCCCTTCCGGTTGAATCGATAGTAATCGTTCTCGAACGTTGGTCGTGCCATGCCGAAATCACCCAGCTTTACCACACGCTGTGCATTGACCATACAGTTACGGCAGGCCACATCTCGATGGACGTACTTCTGCTCCGCCAGATACGATAGTGCCCTCGACACATCCAGTGCCATCATCGTGAGCCGTTTGTTGGAGATGTCCGAGTCTTCTGACTGTTTGCTGTTCACCAAATGTCGGCGAGCTAGCAGATACGTTTTCAGATCACCGTACAGCATAAACTCCATGATCGTGTAGACCGGTTCCGACTGTAGACAGACACCCAGCAAACGAACGATGTTGTTGTGGTCAAACCGCTTCATCGCCTCAGCTTCGGAAAGGAAATCAACCTTATCCTCCGTGGTGGAGCCCACCTTGAGCGTCTTCACGGCAACGGCTGTCCAGCCTTCGTCTTCGATCTGTGCCTCACCACCGTACACCGTACCGAACGCACCCTCTCCTAGCCGTCGATTGATCACGACACGATCCTTCGGAATTTCCCACTTGTCGAGCGTGTTGAACGGTATGGCTGATGGTGAAAGCAGATCGATGCCAAGCTTCTGCAGATACTTGGCGGACGTTTTCATCTTGCGATCGTACCGTTCCTTCCAAAACAGGAACGACGCCACCGAAAGGATCAAGATGCAAATGATCGACACCATGGTAATGACGATCAGCGTAACATCATCACAGTCGATGCCGAAGATACGCACGATGCTTtcgaacgcacacacaaccgcaccATCGTCCGGGGCACGGCCGTCCCGCGTCATCCACACGATAGCGGATACGTTTAGCGACAGATCCCCTCCAATCAGTTTGTAGTCGGCGGATATGTTGGGCGTAAAGTGTCCGACGATGTTGGCCGTCCCATTGACGAACTGCAGCACGTTGATGATCGTATACCGCGAGCCCGCTTCGTTGAATCGAATTCTACCGGATACACCCTGGAAATCGGTCTCACGGATCAGCTGCATTAGTCGGTTGGTTGTTTGTACGGAGTGAAGGTCACTGATGTACGAAGGCTCTTCACGCATGAGTCGATCGAAGGCGAGCGCATACACCCAAACAGCGTCGTACGCGTAACCGGCGTAGTCTGAAGCAGTGTATCCCTGGTAGGAAAGACTCTGCACGTATCGTTGCTTCCACTCTGCTACCGTGGTACCATCGACGTCCAAGCGCGTGTCATCGTCGGCGTAAGGTGCATGCGAAAGGGAAAAATGACCGTTCATAGCACGCAGCAGTTCACTGTTGCTGCAGCTGCGAACGTTCGGAGCGTGTGGAGGCATGGTGTTGCTATCGTTGCCACCGATGCCGTGCGTTTCCGAGCTAAGGTTCCACATATTCGACAGCCAGGTAGGCAGGAACCAGATGTAAC encodes the following:
- the LOC126563884 gene encoding uncharacterized protein LOC126563884 produces the protein MKALLKHLKIFPPKMAPVVQLGLRCETLVLLLLYASIVGNVYGQLGSLSRIKSVEMYEFECLPPSQKENLTPRFASPNQNDSISLQVSNRYTHQILSRIYAIFLREVLGYRNVKLVEVGDDLPSVQTERMRMFLSLEHLASPAGKWPDPTIDLEVWLLSDYHYIPQEIRDAGAITNPGRFGLFVPKALIRKEDAFPKPLIYTMFQEDINDPRYYDIIKKFDIPEAVLESIYRYAENNCTNVCNDQGMYIPDHCTEGRKCALVLAPHYENTHFIVKHIEEMQFQLKVIWLGDKLRLGIKQLMSVYGVDRKNVKKFLVFHWTPSEVINSRRMEYAPITMPRCEEMIASNDTGCKYEMTPLLKFYGKMFGDAKYVYDSFVLFHFTDEHMQQTFDLYDKYEDQILQAREDPDTDQLGMTRFYDQIACDWMLNQPAVWRTFKPRTPLEEVYVGGIFPLSGMGPSYLGIAPAALMAQRDINQNTTILTNYRLTVQQNDGQCRADTVMKSFISYYAQQTKMIGVLGPACSETVEPIAGVSKHFRMAVISYSAEGAFLSDREKYPYFFRTIGENRHYEHVYALLLPRLNWHRVAALTEDGQRATEYISYMETLLKERSIELISNKKFPRDRTDYEMNRYLLDLKMKNAKIIIADVDDKVAQVIMCEAYKLEMTAENGYIWFLPTWLSNMWNLSSETHGIGGNDSNTMPPHAPNVRSCSNSELLRAMNGHFSLSHAPYADDDTRLDVDGTTVAEWKQRYVQSLSYQGYTASDYAGYAYDAVWVYALAFDRLMREEPSYISDLHSVQTTNRLMQLIRETDFQGVSGRIRFNEAGSRYTIINVLQFVNGTANIVGHFTPNISADYKLIGGDLSLNVSAIVWMTRDGRAPDDGAVVCAFESIVRIFGIDCDDVTLIVITMVSIICILILSVASFLFWKERYDRKMKTSAKYLQKLGIDLLSPSAIPFNTLDKWEIPKDRVVINRRLGEGAFGTVYGGEAQIEDEGWTAVAVKTLKVGSTTEDKVDFLSEAEAMKRFDHNNIVRLLGVCLQSEPVYTIMEFMLYGDLKTYLLARRHLVNSKQSEDSDISNKRLTMMALDVSRALSYLAEQKYVHRDVACRNCMVNAQRVVKLGDFGMARPTFENDYYRFNRKGMLPVRWMAPESLALGFFTPASDVWSYGVLLYEIITFGSFPFQGLTNNQVLEHLKNGNTLTIPVGVKPQLEGLMKACWNQDYKKRPSASEVSEFISNYPRLLNPCLDVPLASVEMVDTDSDQFELLPGLRKYKDDSQPTADLLVGTQPMNDLNNGYNNVSIMSTGGAQRNNQRRAINLNDLNVATDFTTVNPLPPLEDYEEDPSTRQTLGVPSQQRQTTSANHLNVYNPIEPLLQRDTEVTKSNNSLLRYVPMFGFGKSKTVTIGGTTIVTGSAGRTVPPATSALHCTTSLGAMGGTSVGGNTSSPQSPTGSVLGMSGGTMIVNTRSTSTTVL